A genomic segment from Tuwongella immobilis encodes:
- a CDS encoding DNA-binding protein: MPSITLEFSEEHLQRLQRMALDQGMTVAEYLEDRLRKWLMEDRQTFAQALEYVLTKNAELYRRLA; this comes from the coding sequence ATGCCAAGCATTACGCTGGAGTTTTCCGAAGAACATCTCCAGCGTTTGCAGCGCATGGCTCTTGACCAGGGAATGACCGTCGCGGAATATCTCGAAGATCGACTGCGCAAGTGGCTGATGGAAGATCGCCAGACTTTTGCCCAGGCGTTGGAATATGTGTTGACCAAAAATGCGGAACTGTATCGGCGGTTAGCATGA
- a CDS encoding type II toxin-antitoxin system death-on-curing family toxin, with translation MIGFLTRDQILELCQRVIAQSGGMLGLRDTHGLDSAVAQPMARFAGEDLYPTMLHKAAALGYSLILNHPFMDGNKRVGHAALEVMLILNGLELTASVAEQERMILKTASGDVGREAFTDWVTRWAKPLGTPQESSPEESLIESPMMCGFSSHEPIVLRTAGMQPDDSQSLAADSGADPAADHGADSGAVPLGPGIWGQEFSTPQVLAGYDDAEDVSRDGDASNTNDHANRDEPRPPGTDSSEAAG, from the coding sequence ATGATTGGCTTTCTCACGCGGGATCAGATTTTGGAGCTTTGCCAACGGGTCATCGCCCAGTCCGGCGGGATGCTCGGCCTGCGCGACACTCACGGGCTGGATTCCGCCGTGGCACAACCCATGGCCCGATTCGCCGGAGAAGATCTCTACCCGACGATGCTTCATAAGGCCGCCGCGTTGGGATATTCGCTGATTCTGAATCATCCGTTTATGGATGGCAACAAACGGGTTGGCCACGCCGCGTTGGAAGTGATGCTGATTCTCAACGGACTGGAACTGACGGCCTCAGTCGCCGAACAGGAGCGGATGATTCTGAAGACCGCATCCGGCGATGTCGGCCGCGAGGCGTTCACGGATTGGGTCACACGCTGGGCCAAACCGTTGGGCACTCCGCAAGAATCGTCGCCGGAAGAATCGTTGATCGAATCCCCGATGATGTGCGGGTTCAGCAGTCACGAGCCGATCGTCCTGCGGACGGCCGGAATGCAACCCGATGATTCGCAATCACTTGCGGCGGATTCGGGGGCGGATCCAGCGGCGGATCACGGGGCAGATTCCGGAGCGGTACCGCTGGGGCCGGGCATCTGGGGACAAGAATTTTCGACGCCGCAAGTGCTGGCGGGTTATGACGATGCTGAGGATGTGTCCCGAGATGGGGATGCGTCCAACACGAACGATCATGCGAATCGGGATGAACCGCGCCCACCGGGTACGGATTCGTCCGAGGCTGCTGGGTAA
- a CDS encoding isoprenyl transferase — MAVISSQSESSSAAAPRTAKLATAGLDADRLPRHVAIIMDGNGRWAQERGKPRAEGHLQGVQTVRTIVEEASQLGIEQLTLYCLSSENWKRPQPEVDFLMALLQQYLISQRADLIEQNLRFAMIGRREQLPAPVLHELDENIRLCSVNTGMTLCLAINYGARAEIVDAVKRIARKVEAGELSADAVDESLITDHLDTHAMPDPDLMIRTAGEMRLSNFLLWQISYAELWVTSRCWPEFEPADLHQALRDYGRRVRRFGGLK; from the coding sequence ATGGCCGTGATATCTTCGCAATCCGAATCGTCGTCCGCTGCCGCTCCGCGGACTGCCAAACTCGCCACAGCGGGGCTGGATGCCGACCGCCTGCCGCGCCATGTGGCCATCATCATGGACGGCAACGGCCGTTGGGCGCAAGAGCGCGGCAAACCCCGAGCCGAAGGGCACTTGCAAGGCGTGCAAACCGTTCGCACCATTGTCGAAGAAGCCTCGCAACTGGGCATCGAACAACTGACGTTATACTGTTTGAGCAGCGAAAATTGGAAGCGCCCGCAGCCGGAAGTCGATTTCCTGATGGCCCTGCTGCAACAATACCTCATCAGCCAGCGAGCCGATTTGATCGAGCAGAATCTGCGGTTTGCGATGATCGGCCGCCGCGAACAACTGCCCGCGCCGGTGCTGCACGAATTGGACGAAAATATCCGACTTTGTTCCGTGAACACGGGAATGACACTCTGCCTGGCGATCAATTACGGTGCCCGAGCGGAGATTGTCGACGCGGTGAAGCGAATCGCCCGGAAAGTGGAAGCCGGCGAACTGTCTGCCGATGCGGTCGATGAATCGCTGATTACCGACCATCTGGATACGCACGCGATGCCCGACCCGGATCTGATGATCCGCACGGCGGGCGAGATGCGGCTGAGCAACTTCCTGTTGTGGCAGATTTCGTATGCCGAACTGTGGGTGACCAGCCGCTGCTGGCCCGAGTTTGAACCGGCGGATTTGCACCAAGCCCTGCGGGATTATGGGCGTCGGGTGCGTCGCTTTGGGGGCTTGAAATGA
- a CDS encoding phosphatidate cytidylyltransferase, with amino-acid sequence MLATRLWMGSILALFGVGILVGDQFLTPWRPFLLLTILAIATRGLYELRVLLPVASRPSFPLSIAGLLLLLAGNWLVALQSQGFSWIPSDFSVWKWISLVMLGSLVAFFFWEMARYTEPGHSIQRIAIGFFSMGYLGLTACCLAQLSWLKTPSEAWQIPLSTLGLALAFFVPKAGDIAAYFTGRFLGRHKMAPLLSPKKTWEGAVGGFVGSVAATLGLLQLAPAGQFSLLEGILAGSVLAVISQLGDLAESLIKRDYQVKDASSSVPGFGGILDVIDSILLAAPVVYIWLSQLGG; translated from the coding sequence ATGTTAGCCACTCGTCTCTGGATGGGTTCGATTCTTGCCCTATTCGGAGTGGGGATTCTCGTCGGGGATCAATTTCTGACTCCCTGGCGACCATTTTTGCTCCTGACGATTCTCGCCATCGCCACGCGCGGGCTATACGAATTGCGCGTGCTGTTGCCGGTTGCCTCACGCCCATCGTTTCCGCTGTCCATTGCCGGACTGCTGTTGCTGCTGGCCGGAAATTGGCTCGTCGCGCTGCAATCGCAGGGCTTTTCCTGGATTCCGTCGGATTTCTCCGTCTGGAAGTGGATAAGCCTGGTCATGCTCGGCTCGCTGGTGGCGTTCTTCTTCTGGGAAATGGCCCGCTATACCGAACCGGGTCATTCCATCCAGCGGATCGCCATCGGATTCTTCAGCATGGGCTATCTGGGGCTGACCGCCTGCTGTCTGGCGCAACTGAGTTGGTTGAAAACGCCATCCGAAGCCTGGCAGATTCCGCTCAGCACGTTGGGGCTGGCGTTGGCGTTCTTCGTGCCCAAAGCGGGCGACATTGCTGCGTATTTCACCGGCCGATTTCTCGGTCGCCACAAGATGGCCCCGCTGCTCAGCCCCAAAAAGACTTGGGAAGGCGCAGTGGGCGGCTTCGTTGGCTCGGTCGCGGCCACGCTGGGACTGCTGCAATTGGCCCCCGCGGGTCAATTTTCGCTGCTGGAAGGAATCCTCGCCGGCAGCGTGCTGGCGGTCATCAGTCAGCTCGGCGACTTGGCGGAATCGCTGATTAAACGCGACTATCAAGTCAAAGACGCGAGTTCGAGCGTGCCCGGATTCGGGGGAATTCTCGATGTCATCGATTCGATTCTGCTCGCCGCCCCGGTCGTGTATATCTGGTTGAGTCAACTCGGCGGCTGA
- a CDS encoding PTS sugar transporter subunit IIA, whose translation MQPLERLGFPIVELPRELRDHEAVIRFLIAELVRLKRLDAMDAERAADCVLLRESQGSTNLLSGAALPHSKFSPLDQAVGIVGYAPQRIPWSGRDATPVEAVVLLLTSAEYHSTSFRKLQATVRALGEIYPPPNLQVA comes from the coding sequence ATGCAACCTCTTGAGCGGCTTGGCTTTCCGATTGTGGAGCTGCCCCGCGAACTGCGGGATCATGAGGCGGTCATTCGATTTCTCATCGCCGAATTGGTTCGCCTGAAACGGCTGGACGCCATGGATGCGGAACGGGCGGCGGACTGTGTGCTGCTTCGAGAATCGCAGGGATCGACGAATTTGTTGAGTGGTGCTGCGCTGCCGCACTCGAAATTTTCGCCGCTGGATCAAGCGGTGGGAATCGTCGGCTACGCCCCGCAGCGGATTCCCTGGAGTGGCCGTGATGCCACCCCGGTGGAAGCGGTGGTGTTGCTGCTGACCTCGGCGGAATATCACTCAACTTCGTTCCGAAAATTGCAAGCGACGGTGCGAGCCTTGGGAGAAATTTACCCGCCACCGAATCTGCAAGTGGCGTGA
- a CDS encoding PhoH family protein, with amino-acid sequence MSESISRNLTLDSREEAVMLFGPRDSFLRMIREALNVRLVARGDNVQIDGPEEAVEQTERAFVQLRQILRAQHQLTPEDVRTTIEVARAGSVSSALDRKNNANLTVVEGGRYLRPRTDGQSRYVQAMRENDMVICVGPAGTGKTFLAVGMAVTLLRQGAVRKIVLVRPAVEAGERLGFLPGDMAAKVNPYLRPLFDALNDMMEPEQVRRYTENDVIEIAPLAYMRGRTLNQAVIILDEGQNTTVSQMKMFLTRMGNGSKIIVTGDMTQIDLPPTTRSGLIDATKRLKDIDRLAIVYLNELDIVRHPLVQRIVKAYDETEEAHA; translated from the coding sequence ATGAGCGAAAGCATTTCGCGGAACTTGACGTTGGACAGCCGCGAAGAAGCCGTAATGCTTTTTGGCCCGCGCGATAGTTTTCTGCGCATGATCCGAGAAGCCTTGAATGTGCGGCTCGTCGCTCGTGGGGACAATGTGCAAATCGATGGCCCCGAAGAAGCCGTGGAGCAGACCGAACGCGCATTCGTGCAACTTCGTCAAATCCTGCGTGCCCAGCATCAACTCACGCCCGAAGATGTCCGCACGACCATCGAAGTCGCCCGCGCGGGCAGTGTCAGCTCGGCACTCGACCGAAAGAATAACGCCAATTTGACCGTGGTGGAAGGTGGCCGCTATCTGCGACCTCGCACCGATGGGCAGAGTCGCTATGTGCAGGCCATGCGCGAAAATGACATGGTCATTTGCGTGGGGCCAGCCGGTACGGGGAAAACCTTCCTAGCGGTGGGCATGGCGGTCACGCTGCTGCGTCAAGGTGCGGTGCGCAAGATTGTGCTGGTTCGCCCGGCGGTCGAAGCGGGGGAACGGCTCGGATTCTTGCCCGGCGACATGGCCGCGAAGGTCAACCCCTATCTGCGACCGCTGTTCGATGCGCTCAACGATATGATGGAGCCGGAACAGGTCCGCCGCTATACCGAAAATGATGTCATCGAAATTGCGCCGCTGGCGTACATGCGCGGACGCACGCTGAACCAGGCCGTGATTATTCTCGACGAAGGTCAGAACACGACTGTTTCACAAATGAAGATGTTTTTGACGCGGATGGGCAACGGCTCGAAAATCATTGTCACCGGGGATATGACGCAGATCGACCTGCCGCCGACGACGCGAAGCGGGTTGATCGACGCGACCAAACGCCTCAAAGACATTGATCGCTTGGCCATTGTGTATCTGAACGAGTTGGACATTGTCCGACACCCGCTGGTCCAGCGGATCGTCAAAGCCTACGACGAAACCGAGGAAGCGCACGCGTAA
- a CDS encoding HD family phosphohydrolase has product MWSTTKKCPRLGQWNGRRHSSRSDTLSISELRKPDNLARLAVVLGSALVVTAMVFLFGPTMPYRVGEAYPYDLRVRVAFEVVNTARTAQLRTEIAEMQNGAIAEPVQAESPLIDHYKTGFVLVEREQPVTPEKFALLQAENRAYVASLPWTTHFSRAAALLLIVLLLTGVLVLYAVRFQKPLASSMSQVVGVCVIAITTVGCSLLLSPPPWQAMLVPLTVMAMVLTIAYNPPFALLISFSLALVINVTLGIRLVHFLVQMAGLATAVLMLRDLRTRTRPVEVGLIAGLAYLAMNTAAGILTQQSTNLILTDGCRYLIWGVLAGFILSGTIPWIERIFGIVTDVSLLELSDNSHPLLQELIKRAPGTYTHSMTVATLAESAADAIQANSLLVRVGCYYHDIGKMMKPHYFIENQNGKNRHDELEPALSTLVIIGHVKDGMALARQYNLPKPISDFIQQHHGTTLVEYFYREALRLQECSPQTAADLEFVFRYPGPKPQSREAGILMLADAVESASRALHLPTPSSIRKLVHDLMMKRLLDGQFDESNLTLTELAKIEESLCKSLIAVYHHRIKYPACDEPRSQAG; this is encoded by the coding sequence ATGTGGAGCACGACCAAAAAATGCCCGCGGCTTGGCCAATGGAACGGCCGTCGGCATTCGTCTCGCAGCGATACGCTGAGCATCTCCGAACTCCGCAAGCCGGATAATCTGGCACGCTTGGCGGTGGTGCTCGGTTCAGCGCTGGTGGTGACGGCGATGGTGTTCCTGTTTGGACCCACCATGCCGTACCGCGTGGGCGAAGCGTATCCGTATGATTTGCGGGTCCGCGTTGCCTTCGAAGTCGTCAACACCGCCCGCACGGCTCAGCTTCGCACCGAAATTGCCGAAATGCAAAATGGTGCCATTGCCGAACCGGTTCAGGCCGAATCCCCCCTCATCGATCATTACAAGACGGGCTTTGTGCTCGTCGAACGCGAACAACCCGTCACACCCGAAAAATTCGCCCTGCTGCAAGCCGAGAATCGTGCGTATGTTGCCAGCCTTCCCTGGACGACGCATTTTTCCCGAGCGGCCGCGCTGCTGCTGATTGTGCTGCTGCTCACCGGCGTGCTGGTGCTGTATGCGGTGCGATTCCAGAAGCCGCTGGCTAGCTCCATGTCGCAAGTCGTTGGCGTGTGCGTGATTGCGATCACCACCGTGGGCTGTTCGCTGTTGCTGTCGCCTCCGCCTTGGCAGGCCATGTTGGTGCCGCTCACCGTCATGGCCATGGTGCTCACCATTGCCTATAACCCCCCATTTGCCCTGCTAATCTCCTTTAGTCTGGCGTTGGTCATCAACGTCACCTTGGGGATTCGATTGGTGCATTTTCTGGTGCAAATGGCGGGCTTGGCCACCGCAGTGCTGATGCTCCGCGATCTGCGTACCCGCACCCGCCCCGTCGAGGTCGGACTGATTGCCGGGCTGGCATACTTGGCGATGAATACCGCGGCGGGAATTCTGACGCAGCAATCGACCAATCTGATTCTCACCGATGGTTGCCGCTATCTCATCTGGGGCGTGTTGGCGGGGTTCATCCTCAGCGGCACGATTCCTTGGATTGAGCGAATTTTCGGCATCGTCACCGATGTCAGCCTGTTGGAGCTTTCCGACAACAGCCACCCGCTGCTGCAGGAACTCATCAAACGGGCACCGGGCACCTACACGCACAGCATGACTGTGGCAACATTGGCCGAATCGGCGGCGGATGCCATTCAGGCGAATTCGCTGCTGGTCCGCGTCGGGTGCTACTACCACGACATTGGCAAAATGATGAAGCCGCATTACTTCATCGAGAATCAGAATGGCAAGAATCGCCACGATGAGTTGGAGCCCGCGCTCAGCACGCTGGTGATTATCGGCCACGTCAAAGACGGCATGGCGCTGGCACGCCAATACAATTTGCCCAAGCCGATCTCGGATTTCATCCAGCAGCATCACGGCACCACGTTGGTGGAATATTTCTACCGCGAAGCCTTGCGCTTGCAGGAATGTAGCCCGCAGACGGCCGCCGACCTGGAATTTGTCTTCCGCTATCCTGGTCCGAAGCCGCAATCGCGGGAAGCGGGGATTCTCATGCTCGCCGATGCGGTGGAGAGTGCGAGTCGGGCGCTGCACCTGCCCACGCCGAGCAGCATTCGCAAGTTGGTGCACGACTTGATGATGAAGCGGTTGCTCGATGGGCAATTTGATGAGAGCAATCTGACATTGACCGAACTGGCGAAGATCGAGGAGAGCCTCTGCAAAAGCCTGATCGCGGTTTACCACCACCGGATTAAATATCCGGCGTGTGATGAACCGCGATCGCAAGCGGGGTGA
- a CDS encoding fasciclin domain-containing protein — MTMRALMVAMLALATSVFTTSAKAADKDIVDTAVAAGSFKTLATALEKAGLVETLKGKGPFTVFAPTDAAFAKLPKETLSAVLADKEKLTKILLAHVVVGKAVKAETVVTLDGKAVNGFTVQVKGKTVMLGDAKVLKTDIETSNGVIHVIDTVLIPKE; from the coding sequence ATGACGATGCGCGCTCTGATGGTTGCGATGTTGGCTCTGGCTACCTCGGTGTTCACTACTTCGGCCAAGGCCGCTGACAAGGACATCGTGGACACGGCCGTTGCCGCCGGTTCGTTCAAGACGCTGGCCACCGCCCTCGAAAAGGCCGGCCTGGTGGAAACCCTGAAGGGCAAGGGACCGTTCACCGTGTTCGCCCCGACCGACGCCGCCTTCGCCAAGCTGCCGAAGGAAACCCTGTCGGCCGTGCTCGCGGACAAGGAAAAGCTGACCAAGATCCTGCTGGCCCATGTCGTTGTTGGCAAGGCTGTTAAGGCCGAAACCGTTGTCACCCTCGATGGCAAGGCCGTTAACGGCTTCACCGTCCAAGTCAAGGGCAAGACCGTCATGTTGGGCGATGCCAAGGTTCTCAAGACCGACATCGAAACCAGCAACGGCGTCATCCATGTCATCGACACCGTGCTGATTCCCAAGGAATAA
- a CDS encoding GIY-YIG nuclease family protein: MRLFQPDGFSNFGTSRFRPADLTAPTTRIKPRSARMLRSAVRDACPRRPGVYGMLDRRGHLIYVGKAKSLRARLLSYFRPNSRNHKAGRIIESTRCLIWEETTSEFAALLRELELIQRHLPMFNVQGKPGRQRYRYVCIGRGPVPYVYSVMRPTGKEQAVYGPLVGARRVDEAVRKLNHWFGLRDCSSKISLGFAEQAELFDAERSPRCLRYELGNCLGPCIKAVHSRDYRQAVNAAKRFLEGRNSQPIDQLTKEMLDAATSCQFERAAALRDKLGELQWLIDRLTWVQHARDQHSFIYPHGSANGRTMWYIVHRGQVRNVTLQPRTLAEGEVAARLIQESFSANEPLGQPLAVGQVDSVLLVAAWFRKHAEARQEALTATEALAKCAGLPLELPRLAEAIALAPASVGEITAAAK, encoded by the coding sequence ATGCGATTGTTTCAACCGGATGGCTTTAGCAACTTCGGCACGAGTCGCTTTCGACCCGCCGACCTCACCGCCCCCACCACGCGGATCAAGCCGCGATCCGCGCGCATGCTCCGCTCCGCCGTGCGGGATGCCTGTCCGCGTCGCCCCGGTGTGTATGGCATGCTCGATCGCCGTGGCCATCTGATTTATGTCGGCAAAGCCAAATCGCTTCGTGCTCGACTGCTGAGCTACTTCCGCCCCAATAGCCGCAATCACAAAGCGGGCCGGATTATCGAATCCACGCGCTGTCTCATCTGGGAAGAAACCACCAGCGAGTTTGCCGCCCTGCTCCGCGAGTTGGAACTCATTCAACGGCATTTGCCCATGTTCAATGTGCAGGGCAAACCCGGTCGGCAGCGCTATCGGTATGTCTGCATTGGTCGCGGGCCAGTGCCGTATGTCTATTCGGTGATGCGGCCCACTGGGAAAGAACAGGCCGTGTATGGGCCACTGGTCGGGGCCAGACGGGTGGATGAAGCAGTCCGCAAGTTGAATCATTGGTTCGGGCTGCGGGATTGCTCCAGCAAGATTTCGCTGGGATTCGCCGAACAAGCGGAATTATTCGATGCCGAGCGATCGCCCCGCTGCCTGCGATACGAATTGGGCAACTGCCTGGGACCGTGCATCAAAGCGGTGCATTCTCGGGATTATCGCCAAGCGGTGAACGCGGCCAAGCGATTTCTGGAAGGCCGAAATTCGCAGCCGATCGATCAACTCACCAAGGAAATGCTCGACGCGGCGACAAGCTGCCAATTCGAACGCGCCGCCGCACTCCGGGACAAACTCGGCGAATTGCAGTGGCTGATCGATCGGCTCACCTGGGTGCAGCATGCGCGCGATCAGCATTCGTTTATCTATCCGCACGGGTCGGCGAATGGTCGCACGATGTGGTACATTGTGCATCGCGGGCAGGTGCGCAATGTCACCTTGCAACCGCGGACGTTGGCCGAAGGAGAAGTGGCCGCGCGACTGATTCAGGAAAGTTTCTCGGCGAATGAGCCGTTGGGGCAGCCATTGGCGGTGGGACAAGTCGATAGCGTGCTGTTGGTGGCGGCGTGGTTTCGCAAACATGCCGAAGCGCGACAGGAAGCGTTGACCGCCACGGAAGCCTTGGCCAAATGTGCGGGATTACCGCTGGAATTGCCACGACTCGCCGAGGCAATCGCCCTTGCCCCGGCGTCCGTGGGAGAAATCACAGCAGCGGCCAAATGA
- a CDS encoding MFS transporter: protein MTIAAKWWVCGLLFLATTLNYMDRIALNQMARRIQDAFLLSDTQYGTLEGTFSAVFAFGALFAGWLVDRWDIRILYPLMVFGWSLAGYLTGEVASFWQLLICRAMLGFFEASNWPCGIRTTRLLLPPEERSFGNAIFQSGTAIGAIITPLIILQCLAWADSRQIADPWRLPFRIIGLLGLVWIALWFYVVRQPLRVPTAEAGITQESGSFRDVLRDRRFWVLMIVIIAVNSTWHSFRVWLPKFLAESHGKSETFTQTFSSGYYLAADLGSLSVGMLTLWLARRGMELHTARLVLFGVCAFGTLLAIAVAFLPTGTLLLISLLLLGAAALGLFPTYFALSQQISSVHQGKITGTLGFINAIALAGLFPIQGQLITLTGSYTIPFAVAGLPPMIAFIVLMLFWRRVGDSPPTPAKAN from the coding sequence ATGACGATCGCTGCCAAATGGTGGGTATGCGGACTGCTATTTCTTGCCACCACCTTGAACTATATGGACCGCATCGCCCTCAACCAGATGGCGCGGCGAATTCAAGACGCATTCCTCTTGAGTGATACCCAGTATGGCACACTCGAAGGCACATTCTCCGCCGTGTTCGCCTTCGGTGCGTTGTTCGCCGGATGGCTCGTCGATCGCTGGGATATCCGCATTCTGTATCCGCTCATGGTGTTCGGGTGGTCCTTGGCCGGCTATCTGACCGGCGAAGTGGCCAGCTTCTGGCAGTTGCTGATCTGTCGGGCCATGCTCGGATTCTTCGAGGCGAGCAATTGGCCCTGCGGCATTCGCACCACCCGCTTGCTATTACCTCCCGAGGAACGCTCCTTTGGCAACGCCATCTTTCAATCCGGCACCGCCATCGGGGCAATCATCACGCCGCTAATCATTCTGCAATGTCTTGCATGGGCGGATTCACGCCAGATCGCCGATCCCTGGCGATTGCCGTTTCGGATCATTGGTCTGTTGGGATTGGTCTGGATTGCACTCTGGTTTTACGTCGTTCGCCAGCCGTTGCGGGTGCCGACTGCGGAGGCGGGAATCACTCAGGAATCGGGCAGTTTCCGAGATGTGCTGCGGGATCGTCGATTCTGGGTGCTGATGATTGTCATCATCGCCGTCAACAGCACCTGGCATTCGTTTCGTGTTTGGCTGCCGAAATTTTTGGCCGAATCGCACGGCAAATCCGAGACATTCACGCAGACCTTTTCTTCGGGATATTACCTCGCCGCCGATCTCGGCTCGCTCAGCGTGGGCATGCTGACACTCTGGCTAGCGCGGCGCGGCATGGAACTGCACACGGCCCGATTGGTGCTGTTCGGCGTGTGTGCCTTCGGAACGCTGCTCGCCATTGCGGTCGCATTTCTGCCCACCGGCACGCTGTTGCTCATCAGTCTGCTGCTGTTGGGTGCCGCCGCGTTGGGGCTGTTTCCCACGTATTTTGCGCTCAGCCAGCAGATTTCCAGCGTGCATCAGGGGAAAATCACCGGCACGCTGGGATTCATCAACGCCATCGCCCTGGCCGGGTTGTTCCCGATTCAGGGGCAGCTCATCACGCTCACGGGCAGTTACACGATTCCGTTTGCCGTGGCGGGGTTGCCGCCGATGATCGCCTTCATCGTCTTGATGCTATTCTGGCGACGTGTCGGCGACAGCCCACCCACCCCCGCGAAAGCAAATTGA
- a CDS encoding pyridoxamine 5'-phosphate oxidase family protein: MSETKFENSVREAHPEEPAPLDYHNPTEAYAALSTVMARGVASAKHGFHLMTVCSLTLDGAPDARTVVLRRFDSVNREFVFHTDWRSPKVAQLQRDARVLLSLYDPRHRWQLRVPAVATLHHEDAVSLAAWKRSQPYSRSCYAIPHPPGEPTPLDELWQPPLTIEEDNAAVYANFAVVVCQFQQLEVLELRASGHRRARFDWSADGLAITRLSP, from the coding sequence ATGAGTGAGACGAAATTCGAGAATTCGGTTCGTGAGGCGCACCCCGAGGAACCCGCGCCGTTGGATTATCACAATCCCACGGAGGCTTACGCGGCGTTATCCACGGTGATGGCGCGTGGGGTGGCATCGGCCAAGCATGGATTCCATCTCATGACGGTCTGCAGTCTCACGCTGGATGGTGCGCCAGATGCCCGCACCGTGGTGTTGCGTCGGTTTGATTCGGTGAATCGGGAATTTGTCTTCCATACCGATTGGCGCAGTCCCAAAGTGGCGCAGTTGCAGCGGGATGCGCGGGTGCTCTTGAGTTTGTACGATCCGCGGCATCGCTGGCAGTTGCGGGTGCCGGCGGTAGCGACGCTGCATCACGAGGATGCGGTGTCGCTGGCGGCGTGGAAACGCAGTCAGCCGTATAGCCGTTCCTGCTACGCGATTCCGCATCCGCCGGGGGAGCCGACCCCGCTGGATGAACTCTGGCAGCCGCCGTTGACCATTGAGGAAGATAACGCGGCGGTGTATGCGAATTTCGCGGTGGTGGTGTGCCAGTTCCAGCAGTTGGAAGTGCTGGAACTGCGGGCCAGTGGGCACCGTCGCGCTCGGTTTGATTGGAGCGCAGACGGGCTGGCGATCACGCGACTTTCTCCGTGA